The following are encoded together in the Osmia lignaria lignaria isolate PbOS001 chromosome 13, iyOsmLign1, whole genome shotgun sequence genome:
- the LOC117602361 gene encoding peptidyl-prolyl cis-trans isomerase sig-7, whose amino-acid sequence MAVVVETTIGDFTVDLYTEDRPQTCRNFLKLCKLKYYNWNLFHSVQSNFIAQTGDPTGTGKGGESVYGIVLGEKARYYEAEQMPKIKHDRSGLLSMVNCGNNMLGSQFFITLAPELQSLDGEHCVFGEITEGLEIILKFNETICDGDHRPYQDIRISHAVILEDPFEDPKDFVVPDQSPPPTREVLMSDRIGADEVIDDTAGMTIEEITEMQKEKEAKARATILEIVGDIPDADMAPPENVLFVCKLNPVTTDDDLEIIFSRFGKIVGCEVIRDKQTGDSLQYAFIEFAERKSCEEAYFKMDNVLIDDRRIHVDFSQSVAKMRWRGKGKGIQYFNDKYDDEEEDEESQARGSSRSKRKDEFRGNQVRSRRENDRREREEILEYRKHERRKEFKGNPEYYRNEEKYAGKEHYREERYEYDSKRRKERKRRSKDRNTEKSRDRYRDRKEKKKYANEKKRRDRESSDSDSEDSKHEKHKDRHSDHKKKRNRDRSTEKYERSDKYKQKRK is encoded by the exons ATGGCGGTTGTAGTTGAAACTACAATAGGGGACTTTACTGTCGATCTATACACCGAAGATCGCCCTCAAA CATGCCGGAATTTCCTAAAATTATGCAAACTAAAATACTACAACTGGAATTTGTTTCATTCTGTTCAGAGCAATTTTATTGCTCAAACTGGAGATCCTACCGGTACTGGCAAAGGAGGAGAAAGTGTCTATGGAATAGTATTAGGTGAAAAAGCACGATATTACGAGGCGGAACAAATGCCAAAAATAAAACATGATAGAAGTGGTTTGTTGTCTATGGTTAACTGTGGTAATAATATGTTGGGATCTCAATTCTTTATTACTCTTGCACCTGAGTTGCAATCACTAGATGGAGAACATTGCGTATTTGGTGAGATCACAGAAGGTctagaaattatattaaagtTCAATGAAACCATCTGTGATGGGGACCATAGACCTTATCAAGATATACGTATATCCCATGCCGTTATCTTGGAGGATCCATTTGAGGATCCAAAGGATTTTGTTGTACCTGATCAGAGTCCACCACCTACGAGAGAAGTTCTAATg AGCGATAGAATTGGAGCCGACGAAGTGATAGACGACACAGCTGGGATGACAATAGAAGAAATTACAGAAAtgcaaaaagagaaagaagcaaAGGCAAGGGCAACGATATTAGAAATCGTAGGCGATATTCCAGACGCGGATATGGCCCCTCCTGAAAACGTTCTTTTCGTTTGTAAATTGAATCCTGTTACGACCGATGACGATCTCGAAATTATTTTTAGCAGATTTGGAAAAATTGTTGG GTGCGAAGTTATCAGAGATAAACAAACTGGAGATTCTTTGCAATATGCGTTCATCGAATTTGCAGAGCGTAAAAGCTGCGAAGAAGCATATTTTAAAATGGACAACGTGTTGATCGATGACCGTCGTATACACGTGGACTTTTCCCAGTCGGTTGCCAAAATGAGATGGAGAGGAAAGGGTAAAGGAATACAGTATTTTAATGACAAATATGACGACGAGGAAGAGGATGAAGAAAGTCAAGCTAGAGGTAGTTCaagaagcaaaagaaaagaTGAATTTAGAGGGAATCAAGTGAGAAGTCGAAGGGAAAACGATAGAAGGGAGAGGGAGGAAATACTGGAATATAGAAAACATGAGCGTAGAAAAGAGTTTAAAGGAAATCCAGAGTACTACCGTAACGAGGAAAAGTATGCAGGGAAAGAACACTACAGAGAGGAAAGGTACGAATACGATTCTAaacgtagaaaagaaagaaaacgaagaagcaAAGATAGAAATACAGAGAAGAGCAGAGATCGGTATCGGGAtagaaaggagaagaaaaaatatgCTAATGAGAAGAAGAGACGGGACAGAGAAAGTTCTGATTCCGATAGCGAGGATTCGAAACACGAAAAGCATAAAGACCGTCACTCAGATCACAAGAAAAAGCGTAACAGAGATCGCTCCACGGAGAAATACGAAAGATCAGATAAATACAagcaaaaaaggaaataa
- the LOC117602364 gene encoding mitochondrial coenzyme A diphosphatase NUDT8 isoform X2, whose protein sequence is MPGPSQIFNYQIMLTGSQRRLSSVNLDLLKPDVVLSEKNRHQFIEKFKARKAPKLEEKINQAAVLVPLCLHKGELGFLYTLRSTKMSLNRGQVSFPGGMHDKKDRDLEETALRETWEELKIPKEKVDVWTFSNMIDKQNVKVLAVFGYLGEIDPEKLEINKDEVEEAFFISLRNLCDLSLCQYTQFRDNYTLPVYLGGKHRVWGFTAAITHMVLNALVPDAYKHKLVYLRPILADKKHNTISHL, encoded by the exons ATGCCGGGTCCTTcgcaaatatttaattatcaaattatg CTAACGGGATCTCAGCGACGTCTGAGTAGCGTCAATTTGGATCTCTTAAAACCGGATGTGGTGTTAAGCGAGAAGAATCGACATCAATTTATCGAGAAATTCAAAGCACGTAAAGCACCTAAATTGGAGGAGAAGATAAATCAAGCCGCTGTTTTGGTGCCGTTATGCTTGCACAAAGGCGAACTGGGTTTCTTGTATACTTTAAGATCTACGAAAATGTCCTTGAATCGTGGACAGGTTTCATTTCCTGGCGGAATGCACGACAAGAAAGATCGTGATCTTGAAGAGACCGCGTTACGAGAAACTTGGGAGGAGCTTAAAATTCCAAAGGAGAAAGTCGACGTTTGGACATTCAGCAACATGATTGACAAACAAAACGTCAAAGTTTTAGCCGTTTTTGGTTACCTCGGGGAAATTGATCCAGAAAAGCTTGAAATTAATAAGGACGAAGTGGAAGAAGCTTTCTTTATCAGTCTTAGGAACCTTTGCGATCTTTCTCTATGTCAATACACTCAGTTTCGCGACAATTACACCTTGCCCGTTTATTTAGGCGGAAAGCATCGTGTTTGGGGCTTTACTGCAGCGATAACGCATATGGTTTTAAATGCTTTGGTTCCTGATGCTTACAAACACAAGTTGGTTTACTTGCGACCAATCTTAGCAGATAAAAAACATAACACTATCAGTCATCTGTGA
- the LOC117602364 gene encoding mitochondrial coenzyme A diphosphatase NUDT8 isoform X3, whose protein sequence is MFMSKKLTGSQRRLSSVNLDLLKPDVVLSEKNRHQFIEKFKARKAPKLEEKINQAAVLVPLCLHKGELGFLYTLRSTKMSLNRGQVSFPGGMHDKKDRDLEETALRETWEELKIPKEKVDVWTFSNMIDKQNVKVLAVFGYLGEIDPEKLEINKDEVEEAFFISLRNLCDLSLCQYTQFRDNYTLPVYLGGKHRVWGFTAAITHMVLNALVPDAYKHKLVYLRPILADKKHNTISHL, encoded by the exons ATGTTTATGTCAAAAAAg CTAACGGGATCTCAGCGACGTCTGAGTAGCGTCAATTTGGATCTCTTAAAACCGGATGTGGTGTTAAGCGAGAAGAATCGACATCAATTTATCGAGAAATTCAAAGCACGTAAAGCACCTAAATTGGAGGAGAAGATAAATCAAGCCGCTGTTTTGGTGCCGTTATGCTTGCACAAAGGCGAACTGGGTTTCTTGTATACTTTAAGATCTACGAAAATGTCCTTGAATCGTGGACAGGTTTCATTTCCTGGCGGAATGCACGACAAGAAAGATCGTGATCTTGAAGAGACCGCGTTACGAGAAACTTGGGAGGAGCTTAAAATTCCAAAGGAGAAAGTCGACGTTTGGACATTCAGCAACATGATTGACAAACAAAACGTCAAAGTTTTAGCCGTTTTTGGTTACCTCGGGGAAATTGATCCAGAAAAGCTTGAAATTAATAAGGACGAAGTGGAAGAAGCTTTCTTTATCAGTCTTAGGAACCTTTGCGATCTTTCTCTATGTCAATACACTCAGTTTCGCGACAATTACACCTTGCCCGTTTATTTAGGCGGAAAGCATCGTGTTTGGGGCTTTACTGCAGCGATAACGCATATGGTTTTAAATGCTTTGGTTCCTGATGCTTACAAACACAAGTTGGTTTACTTGCGACCAATCTTAGCAGATAAAAAACATAACACTATCAGTCATCTGTGA
- the LOC117602364 gene encoding mitochondrial coenzyme A diphosphatase NUDT8 isoform X1 encodes MMKLHSFSFRCLQRCFLTGSQRRLSSVNLDLLKPDVVLSEKNRHQFIEKFKARKAPKLEEKINQAAVLVPLCLHKGELGFLYTLRSTKMSLNRGQVSFPGGMHDKKDRDLEETALRETWEELKIPKEKVDVWTFSNMIDKQNVKVLAVFGYLGEIDPEKLEINKDEVEEAFFISLRNLCDLSLCQYTQFRDNYTLPVYLGGKHRVWGFTAAITHMVLNALVPDAYKHKLVYLRPILADKKHNTISHL; translated from the exons ATGATGAAActacattctttttcttttcgctgTTTACAACGATGTTTC CTAACGGGATCTCAGCGACGTCTGAGTAGCGTCAATTTGGATCTCTTAAAACCGGATGTGGTGTTAAGCGAGAAGAATCGACATCAATTTATCGAGAAATTCAAAGCACGTAAAGCACCTAAATTGGAGGAGAAGATAAATCAAGCCGCTGTTTTGGTGCCGTTATGCTTGCACAAAGGCGAACTGGGTTTCTTGTATACTTTAAGATCTACGAAAATGTCCTTGAATCGTGGACAGGTTTCATTTCCTGGCGGAATGCACGACAAGAAAGATCGTGATCTTGAAGAGACCGCGTTACGAGAAACTTGGGAGGAGCTTAAAATTCCAAAGGAGAAAGTCGACGTTTGGACATTCAGCAACATGATTGACAAACAAAACGTCAAAGTTTTAGCCGTTTTTGGTTACCTCGGGGAAATTGATCCAGAAAAGCTTGAAATTAATAAGGACGAAGTGGAAGAAGCTTTCTTTATCAGTCTTAGGAACCTTTGCGATCTTTCTCTATGTCAATACACTCAGTTTCGCGACAATTACACCTTGCCCGTTTATTTAGGCGGAAAGCATCGTGTTTGGGGCTTTACTGCAGCGATAACGCATATGGTTTTAAATGCTTTGGTTCCTGATGCTTACAAACACAAGTTGGTTTACTTGCGACCAATCTTAGCAGATAAAAAACATAACACTATCAGTCATCTGTGA